ACAAGTGATACTACAGATGTAGTATTTGAACCCATAGGGCTGGTTACTAAAAGAAATAAGCAAATTAATAATCCAGCTTTTAATCCACTTTTACCTGAAAACAACACGACTAATCCTAAAAAAATTGATCAGGTAGTCCCGCTGATCTTTACTTTATGTAGCACCCGGTTGGCAACCTCAAAAGAGATTAATATTTCTAAGACAGGGGTGATTGAAAAGATTGAAGATAAAGCAGGAGCATGTTCATGATCAGATCACAATATGGTGTCGGGCTGATAGAAGTTCTGGTTGCGCTATTTATTTTAGCTATAGGGGTAATGGGGTTCTCAGTCCTACAACTACGTGCATTACAGGCAATGACAGAAGCAACAGATCGTACTATGGCCATGACAGTCGCCCGGGATTTAACTGATCGAATGCGGATTAATCGTCTAGCACTGAGTGATTATGTAACTGCAATCAATACCAAACAGACAGAGACAGATTGTTTAGGAAGTACGTCTACTTATGTTCCTGCATGTAATAGCCAGAAAATAGCAAAATATGATGCAACCCAGCTTTTAAGTAAAGCAGAAAGCCTCGGACAGACAATTGTTATGAAAACATGTGATGGAAGCAGTCGTACTTGTATTTATATTTCTTGGGGAAAAACAGCGATTACAAAAGATGATGTATCCACTTGTATGATAAATGGTGTTTATAAGGTGAATGCACAGTGCCTAGTTATGGAGGCATATTAATCATGAAGCAGCAATTTGGTTTTACACTTGTTGAACTGATGATTTCCATGGTAATAGGACTGCTCATTACGGCCGCAGCCATACAGCTTTATATTACTGCTCAAAAAAATATAGCCATACAACAAGGTGCAGCTAACTTACAAAATAGTGCCAGTTTTGGTTTGGAATATATGCTGCGTAATATACGTCTTGCCAATTTAAATTCGGGTAAACCTATTATAGATCCTTCAATATTACATGGGGGAGTTGTTTTAAATAAGGTTAATCTGAGTACAAATTCTACTTTTCAGATTACAGGGGCTGATGCAGGTAATAATTTGATGACAACTGGTAATGTTGGGCCCTCGAATTTGCAAGGGTTGAAAAGTGATCAATTGGTAATTCAATACCGTAATACTGTCAATAATAGATATAACTGTGAGGGTACTGAAATTGCACCTAATGTATATGTGATAGAACGTTATTTTTTACGTGCAGACACTAAGGTAAATAATGACCCGAATACTGCTTTAGCTTTGGCCTGTAAGGCGACTACTTATTCCGGTGATAATGATTCTAAGCTTGATAATTTAAATGGAAATGGTGAAATTATCATTCCTCGAGTTGATCATTTGCATATTTTACTGGGTGTAGCAAGTGATACGATTGATGCCACCAAATCACCTGCTGCAACAGGTCAGGATGGGGTGCTTGATCGTTTTGGTTATATTAGTATTCCTGATTATTTAGCTTTAGTGAATAAGCCTCAGATTGTGTCTCTGCAATTGGGAATGTTAGTTCGCTCACCTGATAGAGTTGGGAATAACGGCTCTGTTGATCCAAATAAAAGCTACCAGATTTTTGGTCTGAATAAACCCTTAATTGCTAATAGTAAGAATAATTTATATATGAGACAAGTCGTAACTCAAACAGTTGCGCTAAGAAATGGGTTTGGTATTCAGGAGCTTCCGCGATGAAAGCTTTATCTACGCAGCGTGGAGCAACCTTAATCGTTGTTCTGGTCATGCTTGTTCTTTTAACCCTGATTGGAACTTGGGCAATTAGAGGAAGTTTAACTTCTTTAAATATTGCAACAAATGCTCAAGCGCAAGCTCTACTGCAACAAGCATCTGATGCCATATTCTTTAGCCTTGAAAACCAGACCTCCAATGATTTGACTTTGGCAAATATGCGGATTGGGGATGGAATGTTGGCCTATGTATTAAGGCCAGAAAATAAGGCAAAAGAACTCGTGTTTTGTATGCGCGGGGGAGATGCCAATACTTTAGAGGGGAGCCGTAATGCCAGTGTGGTCTATTGGGAAGGTACCCAAATTAAAAATACTCAACTTGGCACGATTGGTTTTTGTAAGATTTCCCGTAAAGCAGATTTTATTAGTGGTCGTTCGGCGGTAATGACTCGCGTTGGTATTCGGGCAGATAGTTCTGGATTGGACTGGGAGCATATGTTAGAGGGAGATGATCCAATGCAATCAAAAACTCAGCAAATCCAGAAAGTAGCAGTGAATGTGATCTCGATTATTCCAAATTTAAGTGAAAGTTCGGCAACAGATATCCAGAATTGTTTATCTAATTACACCAGTTTTTATGATTCTATGGCAACAAACAAGACGGTAGCAGAATGCCTGAAAGAACAAAATGTTCCTTATAGTGATCAAGAAATGCAATACACCCTTAGACCTGTGAAGGGAACATCGTAGAGGAGTTTCAATAATGAAAAATATAGAAAATAAAATGGATATGACACCATTTCCCAAAAAAACGATGGTCTCCAAATTTAAGGTGGCAGGAATTTGCGCAGCATTAACGACATTATTATGTAGTGTATTACCGACCAGTTACGCCAGCGATATTGAGATTTATAAAGTTCCTGAAGATAGTGTGGGTAATACTACGCTGATGATGATGCTGGATTTGTCGGGAAGTATGGGGTATGGAGTAGGATACAATAATACATCCATGAGTATTCAAGAGGATTATAGTGTAGTGAGTGCTAATGGCACTTTAATCTCAGGGGTTTGTCACGGTTCTAGAGATAATGTTAAATCAGATACAACCACGACCTCTTATTATACTCGTTATTATTGTGAAGTTCCTTCAAGTACTTCAAATCAAAAAGTAACAGGGTATTGGTATCCAAATGTAACTGATCCAGATAGAAAATGGGTGGCAGGTTGTGAGGCTCAAAAGAATGCAGCGGAAGGAGTTACAGGCTACCGTTGTTACGACCGCTTAACTCGATTAAAAGATGGTTTGCGTCAGGTACTTGAGGGAACAGCAACTGTGCCGCGAGTTAATGATCGTATTGTTATGGGGTTGGCAACTTTTGCCGGTAGTAATGGTTTTGTTCGTGTCCCTGCTAGACCACTCGATGAAGTAATTCGATCATATAAAGTGATGGAAACTTCTTGGGAAAATGAGGAATATCAGGAACTTGTGACGGTTGGTACTGCAATGGAAGCATATACCTTTGCGAAACCTCGTTGGATACAATATATTACTACGACACCAGGTAAAACATGCGAGTGGTGGCAATTTTTTTGTACTCCAACTGCACCTAGTACAAAAACTTATTATCAAACATGTACTTGGAATATGCCCACCTCGACATGTAATTGGAGTAGTGCAACCGAAACAGTGCCTTCAGGGTTTAAAAATACATTGTCATATAATGTCTGTACACAAGGTAATAATAATACGTGTAAGGAGTTTTATGAAGATGCAACCGGGACTAGAGAAGTTCCGTTAACAGAATGGCAAACTAAAACTAGACAAGTACAAAAACAGCGTGAAGTGACTAAAAATGTAACCCAGCGTGATCTTTTACTAGAAACAATTAAAGATTTACAGGCAAATGGAGGAACACCTACACCTTATGCCTATGCTGAGGCAGCTGCTTATTTATTGGGTACGAACACCAGTATTAGTGATTATAATATCCTTTATTATCAATCCTTGGGAAATAGACGTACTGCTTCTAACAATAGAAATAATAATAGATGTACCTCTGTAATAAATAGCTATCAAAAATTTCAAAAACCAGATGGAACACCTATGATAATGCGCTGGTGTAATCATGATAACCCTAACAATTGGACACCCCCAGTAGGATCAACTAGTTTTATTTATGGACGTGATAATGGTGGTTATGATCGTGAAGTATTTTATAATGCAGGTGAGCCTGAATCCGCTACAGTATCAGATGGTGCCACCTATTCTGGCTTTTCAACCTCAGTCAGTGATTCTATAGCTAATTCTAATTATGCTACCCCTGTTTCAATAACTAGTCAAAAAACCAATACAGCTAAACGCGAATGTAGTGGTCAGGGCATTTACTTTTTGACAGACGGGCAACCGCAACCAGGGGGGTGGGCTATCGGTGATGACGGAAAGAGTGGTACGGCTTATGCCTTGATGAAGCAAGCTCTAGGTACCAACGGTAGTGATTTTAGTTGTTCTACGAGTCCTTTAGGTAAAAGGGCAGGCTATGATACACCTGAAAATGGTTGGGCGTGTGTTGGTAAACTTGCCCAAGCCTTATTAGATCCAGCACAGAATCCAACAGGATTGAAGATTCAAACGGCAGTCGTGGGTTTTGGAAGTAGCTTTGGTGCAGGTGGTATAGAGTCTGATGACGTCAAAGATGCTAAAGACTGGGGCGTGGTTGGAGATGGGGGGTGGATCGCAGGCTCAAGTCCCGAAGATGTTTCTAACAGTATTAATAAGTTTATTAAACAGTTAAATAAAGATATACCTTCTATGAGTACCGGTTCATCGACGATTCCGCTGGATGATTTGAATCCTGCAGTTGTCCAACCTTATTCTTATTTTCCGCAGTTTGAACCTAAAGTGAATCCAGTAGAGCGTCAGCAAATCTGGTTTGGTAACCTGAAAAAATTCTATGTAGTCAATAATGGAGTTTATGCAAGCAAAACTATTAGTGATTCAAATCTGGTGGTAAAGAAAAGTAAACTACAAGATTTAGCCGATATCTGGGCCAAATCTGGAGTTAACTATCCGGAAAATATACCGATCTTTAAAAAAGGTGGTGCTCTAAGTCAGTTGCCTATAGGTTTGGGTATCAATACAAATAGCGAACTCGCCACCGCAAGAACGCTTTTGACAGACTATAGTTATGATGGTACTAAACCTGTAGCAGAACAAGTCAGTCGCAATTTAAATCTGCTTAAAATTGATTATAATTACACAACCGATGCAAAAACAAAAACCGATAGCAAGTATTCAAGAGCTCTCATGAGTCTGCTGGGTTTTAATATTCCAAGTGACACTTCTACTACTGATCTGGACCTTTCTACCTCTACACCTACTGTAAAGCAAATGGGGAGTGTTCTACATTCCCGACCTATCCTGATCACTCAACAAGGTAAAGCTGTTGCGGTAAAAGACAGTACAACGGGTAAAATTAGTATTGGAAGTACAAACCGAGAGGATTATGTACTGTTTGGTTCGACCCAAGGGCTGGTACATGTCGTGAATGCCGACTCTGGTGTCGAAAAGTTTTCTTTTGTTCCTAAAGAAATTATAGAAAGCCAATCAGAAACATTTAAAAATGAAGGTGGAAGTCTGGCAGGTGGTAAAGATGCGCTTTATTATGGTATGGACGGTGAATGGACCACACATACTAACTATATTAGTAAAAGTGATGGAACTTTAACTGTAAAAGGAGCTTCTCGTACTGACTTGGATGGTAATACTGAAAATCTGAGCGGTAAGCAATGGGCATATGGCGGAATGCGAATGGGTGGGCGTAGTTACTATGCACTTGATCTGACCGATATTAATAGCCCAAAAATTAAATTTCACATTGATCCAAGTACAGGCAAGGTTTATTCACAACAAACTCCTGCTGGTAAAGCCTACAGCGCAATTTCAAATATGGGACAAAGCTGGTCTAAGCCGAGTCTAGGTTATATTAACTGGCAAGGTAAACGTAGGCTCGTCATGATTGTCGGTGGCGGATATGATGCAGGTGGTAGTGATGGTGATGGTTTGAAGGTCAATGGGATCCGTACGGGTTATGCTGGATATGAAACCTACAATTACAAACAGGAAAATGCGACTTCAACTAATAAAAAAATTGGTGCAGGTGTGTATATGTTTGATGCTGACACGGGCGACTTATTGTGGAATGCAGATTCAAGTACAAATGTAGAACTAAAATACAGCGTTGCAAGTCAGATTCGTACCGTAGATCGCAATAATGATGGGATTATTGATCACTTATATTTTGGTGATCTTGCAGGCCAAGCTTTTAGAGTAGATTTTAAAAATGATGTTAGTTCAAATTTTACGGCTCAAGCTACTAGGATTTTAAATTTAAATCAAAGTAATGGTACAAGTCCGCGTTTTTATACAATGCCAGCATTTACAGCTCATTACAGTGCAGGCAGTAGCACAATTCATGGTGGCAATATTGTGGTAGTTACTTTTGTTTCCGGAAACCAGAGTTCTCCACTAGTAGGTACGACAGATTCTTCACAAAAGAAAGATCCTTTAGGTCTACAATATGATGCAGCCTACGCTATTTATGACTACGATATTTATCCGAGTACAGCTGAAGGGCGTTATCCAACTTCAAATATGCAAGCACGGACTCTGGCTGCCAGTTCAGCGACAACTCCAGTATCCACTCAGCTACGCTACATCAATGGCGTTACCACTACGACTACAGTCGATAAAAATAGTGGCTGGGGTGGCTGGTATTATGTATTTAACAAGAAGTTCGATAATAGTGAAGCTGCTGCAAACATTATTAAAGGTCTGATTCCTCCCATAGCATTAGAAGGGAGTTTATATGTTACACAGTATGATGCCTCTAATAATGGTACAACTTCCAGTTGTGGTGCTGGAGTCAAAGGACATAGTTTCACACAACGTTTATGTTTGCCTACGGGGGTATGTAAGCAGGACGCTAATTATACTTATAACCTGGGTTCAGGAATTGTAACTCTAAATGTGGGTAGTTCAGATAATGATCCTGATAAACGAAGTTTAGTGGTACCTGATCCAAATGATGTTTGTTCAGGTTCTAATTGTAGCCCGTGTAAAGGTGCAGCATGTGGAACAGGTGGAACAGGTGGAACAGGTGGGAAATTCTTAGAAACTGGCGGTTCTTTACGTTTTATTCCAAACCGATGGTATGAAAAGTATGCGCAATAAAAATTGGACCAAGCGAATATCTCAGCAGGGATTTACATTAATTGAATTAATGATTGTGATTGTAATTGTGGCAATCCTTGCCGCAATTGCAATTCCAAGTTATCAGAGCTACGCTCGAAGAGCCATAGCTGGTCAGGCACAGCAGGAAATACAAAAGCTGGCAGAGCAGTTAGAGCGTCATAAAGGTAAAAATTTTAGTTATTTAGGATTTGAACCTAGCTATCTCTATAAAGATAATAGCGACAATATTATTGGTTATAGTACAACTAATGCGCAATTAAACCTGCCGTTAGAGAGTACAGGGGCAGCAGTTAAATATATTATTTCAATTCGGGATGGGATAAATAACACAAAACTACTAACTGATACGACTGCTTTAGGACAAAGATGGGTCATTAAAGCAGAAAGCCGGGATCCTAAAAATTTTACCTTTCTTATGACAAGTACAGGGGTCCAGTGTAAAAATACTACTCAAGCAAATGTATCTTACACAGGGTGTGGAACTGGGGGGGAGAACACATGGTAAGAAATCGATCAGGATTTACGCTTATTGAATTAATGATTGTGGTGGCCTTAATTGCTATTCTCGCTGCCATAGCATTCCCTTCTTATCAGGAACACGTAAGAAAAACAAAACGTACAGAAGTACAAGCTGAATTAATCGATATAGCAAGCAGATTGCAGCAGTATAAATTGACCAATTTTAATTACAAAGTAAATTCAACTACTGCGATTGATTTAACCAAGGTCGGTTTTTCTTCGACTACACCTTCATCTCAGAATGGGTTATATACAATTAATTTAAGCTTTAATACAGCAGCAACTAGTTGGATATTAAATGCTATACCTATTACAAGCGAAAGTCAGAAAAATGACGGAATAAGTTGTTTAGATGATACGGGGCAGCGTTACTGGTCTAAAGGAACATCAACTGCAGCAGCATGTAGTAGTGCTTTAGCAGTAACCTCCAACTGGGACGGTCGCTAAATATAAATTCAAAACTGTGGGTAACTTTAATTTGATCTTCCTTTCAAACCAAATATAAAGTAAAATATCGCCCTCTATGAAAGGGGTTTGAAATGTGTCGATGGTCGATACAGGGATAATCCGTAAAAACTATAAGGTTCTATCATGGTTGTAATTCGTCTTGCACGCGGTGGTGCTAAAAAACGTCCTTTCTATCAAGTAATTGTTACTGATAGCCGCAATGCGCGTGACGGTCGTTTCATCGAACGTATTGGTTTCTTTAACCCTACAGCTCAAGGTAAAGCAGAAAAACTTCGTTTAGATGCTGATCGTTTTGCTCATTGGGTTTCTCAAGGCGCTCAACCGTCTGAACGTGTTGCTTCTTTAGCTGCTCAAGCTAAGAAAGCTGCAGCTGCTGCATAATTTTTGCGAATTAGGTAGTAGATTGCCCATGACACCAACACAGAATGTTCCCGAAGATCGTATTCAGATTGGACAGTTACGTTCAGCATATGGATTAAATGGGTGGCTCTGGATCTATTCCAATACAGAACCTATGAGCAACATCTTTGATTATCTTCCTTGGTACATTGAGACCAAAGAAGGTTGGCAAAGTGTAGATGTAAAACGTTGGAAACCGCATGGTAAAGGCTTGGTTGTTTCGCTTAAAGGTGTGAGTGATCGCACTGGCGCAGATAGCTTGGTTGGCATGAATGTTTGGATTTCAAAATCGCAAATTCCGAAAGCAGGCATGGATGAGTTTTACTGGACAGATTTGAAAGGCTTAGTTGTATTGGGTCTAGATGATGCTGAACAAGAAGTAAACCTCGGTAAAATCCATGAAATGTTTGAGACAGGTGCAAACGATGTGATGGTGGTTCACGCAACACCAGACAGCGTTGATGCTGAAGAGCGTATGATTCCATGGCATAAAGATGTGGTACAACGTGTTGATCTTGAAGCTGGTCGTATTTACGTTAATTGGGGCGTAGATTACTAATCCTTTAAGGATGAACGCATTTCTGAAAATAGAGGAATCTGCGATGTTTTTTGCAGTGATTACGCTTTTTCCTGAAATGTTTGAAGCGATTACAGCCTACGGTATTAGCGGGCGTGCAGCAAAACGTGATTTGATACAAGTGACTTGTATTAATCCACGAGATTTTGCAACGGGCAACTATAAAAGAGTGGATGAACGTCCATTTGGTGGTGGTCCGGGTATGGTGATGATGGCTGAGCCTTTGTCTCAAGCAATCAACCATGCCAAAGAGCTTGCAGCGCAAGCAGGATGTGTTCAGGTTCCTGTGGTGTATATGTCACCGCAAGGAAAAACCTTAAATGAAACTGCGGTTAAACAATTCGTTGAATATGATGGATTGATTGTACTGTGTGGACGTTATGAAGGTGTCGATGAACGTTTAATCCAGACTTATATTGATCAGGAATGGTCAATTGGAGATTATGTTTTATCGGGTGGCGAGCTTCCTGCGATGGTTTTATTGGACAGTATTATTCGGAGGCTTCCGAATGTCATGTCTGATGAGCAATCACACGTTCAAGACTCATTTGTGGATGGTCTTTTAGATTGCCCGCAATATACCAAGCCAGATCATTTTGAAGGTTTGGATGTGCCTGAGGTGTTAAAATCTGGGCATCATGCAAATATTGAAAAATGGCGGTTTTTGCAACGCTATCAGCGTACACTTGAGCGCCGCCCAGAGTTGGTGGAACAAGTCGAACTGACCAAGCAGCAGAAAAAATGGCTCAAAGATTCGAATATTTAATTTTTAAATGTTCTTTAAATCAGCTTTTTATGCATTGAAGTGGTCAAGCATAAAGAGAAAGTTAAATGGGTAACATGCGCTTTAGCCTCTATACCCCGCGGAGATCAGACCTCTTCTGAGCCGCAATACCGGAGATACCCCATGAGCGGTAAGCATCCTTTAGTACAAATTATTGAAAACGCGCAATTAAGAACTGATCTTCCTGCATTTGCACCAGGTGATACTGTTATTGTTTCTGTAAAAGTAAAAGAGGGCGATCGTGAACGTCTTCAGGCTTTTGAAGGTGTTGTGATTGCGATTAAAAACCGTGGTATCAACTCTGCGTTTACAGTTCGTAAAATCTCTAGCGGTATTGGTGTTGAACGTGTTTTCCAAACACATTCTCCAATCGTAGCTAAAGTTGAAGTGAAACGTCGTGGTGACGTTCGTCGCGCTAAACTTTACTACCTACGCGAATTGTCTG
This genomic window from Acinetobacter sp. TGL-Y2 contains:
- the rplS gene encoding 50S ribosomal protein L19, whose amino-acid sequence is MSGKHPLVQIIENAQLRTDLPAFAPGDTVIVSVKVKEGDRERLQAFEGVVIAIKNRGINSAFTVRKISSGIGVERVFQTHSPIVAKVEVKRRGDVRRAKLYYLRELSGKAARIREKLPARKVKAS
- the trmD gene encoding tRNA (guanosine(37)-N1)-methyltransferase TrmD translates to MFFAVITLFPEMFEAITAYGISGRAAKRDLIQVTCINPRDFATGNYKRVDERPFGGGPGMVMMAEPLSQAINHAKELAAQAGCVQVPVVYMSPQGKTLNETAVKQFVEYDGLIVLCGRYEGVDERLIQTYIDQEWSIGDYVLSGGELPAMVLLDSIIRRLPNVMSDEQSHVQDSFVDGLLDCPQYTKPDHFEGLDVPEVLKSGHHANIEKWRFLQRYQRTLERRPELVEQVELTKQQKKWLKDSNI
- a CDS encoding PilW family protein — protein: MKQQFGFTLVELMISMVIGLLITAAAIQLYITAQKNIAIQQGAANLQNSASFGLEYMLRNIRLANLNSGKPIIDPSILHGGVVLNKVNLSTNSTFQITGADAGNNLMTTGNVGPSNLQGLKSDQLVIQYRNTVNNRYNCEGTEIAPNVYVIERYFLRADTKVNNDPNTALALACKATTYSGDNDSKLDNLNGNGEIIIPRVDHLHILLGVASDTIDATKSPAATGQDGVLDRFGYISIPDYLALVNKPQIVSLQLGMLVRSPDRVGNNGSVDPNKSYQIFGLNKPLIANSKNNLYMRQVVTQTVALRNGFGIQELPR
- the rpsP gene encoding 30S ribosomal protein S16; translation: MVVIRLARGGAKKRPFYQVIVTDSRNARDGRFIERIGFFNPTAQGKAEKLRLDADRFAHWVSQGAQPSERVASLAAQAKKAAAAA
- a CDS encoding PilC/PilY family type IV pilus protein; this encodes MKNIENKMDMTPFPKKTMVSKFKVAGICAALTTLLCSVLPTSYASDIEIYKVPEDSVGNTTLMMMLDLSGSMGYGVGYNNTSMSIQEDYSVVSANGTLISGVCHGSRDNVKSDTTTTSYYTRYYCEVPSSTSNQKVTGYWYPNVTDPDRKWVAGCEAQKNAAEGVTGYRCYDRLTRLKDGLRQVLEGTATVPRVNDRIVMGLATFAGSNGFVRVPARPLDEVIRSYKVMETSWENEEYQELVTVGTAMEAYTFAKPRWIQYITTTPGKTCEWWQFFCTPTAPSTKTYYQTCTWNMPTSTCNWSSATETVPSGFKNTLSYNVCTQGNNNTCKEFYEDATGTREVPLTEWQTKTRQVQKQREVTKNVTQRDLLLETIKDLQANGGTPTPYAYAEAAAYLLGTNTSISDYNILYYQSLGNRRTASNNRNNNRCTSVINSYQKFQKPDGTPMIMRWCNHDNPNNWTPPVGSTSFIYGRDNGGYDREVFYNAGEPESATVSDGATYSGFSTSVSDSIANSNYATPVSITSQKTNTAKRECSGQGIYFLTDGQPQPGGWAIGDDGKSGTAYALMKQALGTNGSDFSCSTSPLGKRAGYDTPENGWACVGKLAQALLDPAQNPTGLKIQTAVVGFGSSFGAGGIESDDVKDAKDWGVVGDGGWIAGSSPEDVSNSINKFIKQLNKDIPSMSTGSSTIPLDDLNPAVVQPYSYFPQFEPKVNPVERQQIWFGNLKKFYVVNNGVYASKTISDSNLVVKKSKLQDLADIWAKSGVNYPENIPIFKKGGALSQLPIGLGINTNSELATARTLLTDYSYDGTKPVAEQVSRNLNLLKIDYNYTTDAKTKTDSKYSRALMSLLGFNIPSDTSTTDLDLSTSTPTVKQMGSVLHSRPILITQQGKAVAVKDSTTGKISIGSTNREDYVLFGSTQGLVHVVNADSGVEKFSFVPKEIIESQSETFKNEGGSLAGGKDALYYGMDGEWTTHTNYISKSDGTLTVKGASRTDLDGNTENLSGKQWAYGGMRMGGRSYYALDLTDINSPKIKFHIDPSTGKVYSQQTPAGKAYSAISNMGQSWSKPSLGYINWQGKRRLVMIVGGGYDAGGSDGDGLKVNGIRTGYAGYETYNYKQENATSTNKKIGAGVYMFDADTGDLLWNADSSTNVELKYSVASQIRTVDRNNDGIIDHLYFGDLAGQAFRVDFKNDVSSNFTAQATRILNLNQSNGTSPRFYTMPAFTAHYSAGSSTIHGGNIVVVTFVSGNQSSPLVGTTDSSQKKDPLGLQYDAAYAIYDYDIYPSTAEGRYPTSNMQARTLAASSATTPVSTQLRYINGVTTTTTVDKNSGWGGWYYVFNKKFDNSEAAANIIKGLIPPIALEGSLYVTQYDASNNGTTSSCGAGVKGHSFTQRLCLPTGVCKQDANYTYNLGSGIVTLNVGSSDNDPDKRSLVVPDPNDVCSGSNCSPCKGAACGTGGTGGTGGKFLETGGSLRFIPNRWYEKYAQ
- a CDS encoding type IV pilin protein codes for the protein MKSMRNKNWTKRISQQGFTLIELMIVIVIVAILAAIAIPSYQSYARRAIAGQAQQEIQKLAEQLERHKGKNFSYLGFEPSYLYKDNSDNIIGYSTTNAQLNLPLESTGAAVKYIISIRDGINNTKLLTDTTALGQRWVIKAESRDPKNFTFLMTSTGVQCKNTTQANVSYTGCGTGGENTW
- a CDS encoding type IV pilin protein; its protein translation is MVRNRSGFTLIELMIVVALIAILAAIAFPSYQEHVRKTKRTEVQAELIDIASRLQQYKLTNFNYKVNSTTAIDLTKVGFSSTTPSSQNGLYTINLSFNTAATSWILNAIPITSESQKNDGISCLDDTGQRYWSKGTSTAAACSSALAVTSNWDGR
- the rimM gene encoding ribosome maturation factor RimM (Essential for efficient processing of 16S rRNA); amino-acid sequence: MTPTQNVPEDRIQIGQLRSAYGLNGWLWIYSNTEPMSNIFDYLPWYIETKEGWQSVDVKRWKPHGKGLVVSLKGVSDRTGADSLVGMNVWISKSQIPKAGMDEFYWTDLKGLVVLGLDDAEQEVNLGKIHEMFETGANDVMVVHATPDSVDAEERMIPWHKDVVQRVDLEAGRIYVNWGVDY
- a CDS encoding PilX N-terminal domain-containing pilus assembly protein produces the protein MKALSTQRGATLIVVLVMLVLLTLIGTWAIRGSLTSLNIATNAQAQALLQQASDAIFFSLENQTSNDLTLANMRIGDGMLAYVLRPENKAKELVFCMRGGDANTLEGSRNASVVYWEGTQIKNTQLGTIGFCKISRKADFISGRSAVMTRVGIRADSSGLDWEHMLEGDDPMQSKTQQIQKVAVNVISIIPNLSESSATDIQNCLSNYTSFYDSMATNKTVAECLKEQNVPYSDQEMQYTLRPVKGTS
- the pilV gene encoding type IV pilus modification protein PilV, translating into MIRSQYGVGLIEVLVALFILAIGVMGFSVLQLRALQAMTEATDRTMAMTVARDLTDRMRINRLALSDYVTAINTKQTETDCLGSTSTYVPACNSQKIAKYDATQLLSKAESLGQTIVMKTCDGSSRTCIYISWGKTAITKDDVSTCMINGVYKVNAQCLVMEAY